The region TTGCTTCACTGAACTGAAAACTGCTAGTTCCAGCAGAGCTTGCGAGTTTTCCTCACAAAACCAGATTATTCCCAAAGAGTGGAGCCAGGAATCAAAGCCTGATCATGGAAGATGCCAACAGCAAAGCTCCCACTGTGCAAAGTTGAGTTACAATTTTATccctgaaattcttttttttcctaaatcctGCCATTCCTTGTTAAGATGCTAGGAGGGTGGATTAAAGTGTCAGTCCAGACTATCAAACACATAACTTGGGGTAAATAGTATTACTAGAAGTGTAACTTAGAACTGATTAATTGTTTGGGAGGTGTCTTCAGTAACTAAGATGAGTGGCatttcttcctgtcttttcctcaaCCTTTATATCATTTTCTCTAGATACTGAGTGGAAATCAGAAGTTGTGAACAGCAGAAACTTTGATCGAGAAATTGGACACAAAAACCCTAGGTAATTTACCACCTGGTGCACTGCCTCTGGATTCTGTCACTGTATCTGATGCAAGATGAGAGCTAAATGACTAATCCTCGGGACACAGTGAAGTAGATGGAAACTGTTGGTGTTTTGGTAGCTGGGAGAACTAAGGCATAGAGAAGTTAGAGAGAGTTCAGAGGTGCCTGGCGGAACCAGAATTAAGCCATCCATTAGTGATGCCTGGACGTCAGGCTGTGATTGTATTACCTCTGGACCATGTGGTCTCCATATAGGACAACTTGAATGGTTCCTTGCTGACTTTTATGGTCTGCTAGTGCAGTCTATTACTAATTCTTTCTTCTGTTACAAGTACAGGGTTAGAATAGCAGGTATCCCATGAGGTTGTCACACCACTTGTATGCTGCTTTTTCTAAGCTAGCATGCATGAGCTCACAGGGCTATTTGTGGCAATCGCCTGTATATAATTTGCTTAATCTCTCATCTGCAGCATTGTAGTTACACTACAACGTGCCACGTTTAATGCTAAGTTTTAGCATGCTTGTCATTCCCACAGCACCTGCTTGGTTCCTTAGGTTGCAGGATGCCATCTGGCAAAAAACCATCATGTGCGAGTGAAAAATACAGCTGGCGAGATAGTAGGACCAGGATTTCAATAAAAGTTTGAGCTCTTCAAAATCTTCAGAACTTTGTTTTGGTTCTGTGGGCTCATCCAAATACATTGCCCTTTATTTAGAAGTACTAGTtaaggaaggaaagcaaagatCTATGTGTTTTTGATTATAAGTCCCAACTAGCAGACTTGTTTAGACGAGAGACAATGGAAAAAAGGATGCACAGATGACATACCTGCTTTGTCTGTCCTCCCCATGAACACctttttgttaatgaaaattcTCTAAGCCTTCTCCAGTAAATGCAAATCTCCAACTGAGAGtaagaaacatattttatttagtGCTATTGCACTacctaatttaaaaaatgctgcagcTAAGAACGTTTCATCTGAGTGTGTTGGTACAAACCAAGAAGACTGAGCATAACTGCTGGATCCTTGCGTGAGACGTGAGACAGCACGGCGTATACAGGCATGCTGAACTTTAGAATTCATGCCTAGCATTAATGAGACTCTGTTTTAAGTGTGTACTATAcatcttcttccttctgtccacCCATCTTATCTTTTTATGCAACTTAGacatttgtgaaaataaaatctgttgtttACTGCCAAGGAGATTCTAGTAGTACTACTTACACGAATGAAGTCAAGTCTGTAACTAAAGGATTCCTGAGTTTGGAATTTAATTAACTTGGCCAGAATGTGGAAGTACCTTTATATGGAGAAGGTTTATGATCAAGGTTTCTTAATTTAGCAGGTAAGATCTAGCAGTTGAGAGCAGAAGCTAAATAAATTCAGGCTAGAAATAGTGTGTTTATGAGTGTAGTTAAATGCTGCAGGAATTCATCCAGGAATGGGAATAGTTCATTGTCACTCAAAACCTCTGTGTTGCCACTGAACAGCTTCCTAAGAGCTGACCTCCATTTCAGCCCATTATAGgttcagtacagaaaaaaatagttaaatccTGCAGTGTGAATGGAAGGTCAAGCCAAGGGATGAAACAGTCTTGTCTTAACTCATTTTAATGGCTCCAACACTCTGAAGGCTGGACACAGTTTCTTGCTGGATTTGTTTTCACATCATGACAGCCATTTAGCTCTTTGAGTTTCTCCTCATGTTTGACATAGTACCTTTTATGTGCTGTGTGTTACATGCTGCAAATCAAGAGTTTGATCATAATTCTGGGACTAATCAGGGACTCTCTCTGTTCCTCAGTGCCATGGCTGTGGAGTCTTTCACTGCtgtttctcctaatgtccagGTTGGCAGCTTTGTTCTTTCCAAGGGTAAGGATTGCTCTGTGGTCACTTTGTGTCTGCTGCTGCATCAGCAGTGGACTTTGGTTCTTTCCACAGTGTGGTTGTTTCAAGTGATAATCAGGAAGCGAGCCAGCAAATTGGCTGTTCCAAGTTAAGACACCAGACCTGAGATTCTTTGTTCTGCTTAGGTCTTGTGGAGAAAATTGATGACTTCAAGCAGTTGAGTTTGTCAAACCTTGAGGATCCACATGCTGATGTTACCCGAGGAGGAGATTACTTTTACCACAGTGACAACCCCAGGCGTCCAGAAGTAAGACGAGAAAGATACACTGAACCAGTGATTACTATTATGTGGAAAATAAAGTTGGGGCGTGTcccatttttatttgaatatgtAGAAATTGGAGTGCAAACCATCACATAGGATGACACCCTTAGTACAGTCCTTCAGCATGGTGCTTCTCTTGTAGGAAGCTTCTGATCCTGCTTCTTTGTCTGCCGTTTTGTCGAGTCTGCCACGCTTTTAAATGGAAATACACAAAATGGTGCTGGGAGGTGGGTTCTGCCTCTGCCCTGCTGTACTGAACTGATTACAGTGAAATAGTTTATTGTCAGCTTgtgctgctgcccttctctgccaTGAGATGAAACAACAAGGGATGAACGTAGGATCTCATTGATGTCAATGTGTTCCTGCAGGTAAATCAGAGGGGGTATTGCAAAACAGCTTTTGAGCTATCCTGTTTCGGCTATCAGCTAGGCCTGAAAAAAGTGCAGCTTGGAAATCATTCTGGGTATCCTCTGCCTTGAcgtaaatgttcagaaaaagtgTTGATACATAAAGGGTGTTCCCACGCAGAGTTCTCTTTCCTGTGATTCTCTGCAAAGAAATCTTTCTTGACTTCCAATATTCTCATTTGTAGGTAGGAGACCTTCGTGTCTCGTTCTTCTATGCAGGTCTGAGTGGAGATGACCCCCATTTGGGCTCTGCTGATAAGGTGAGTCTtcacctgtttctgtattttgcaaACTCTGTTCCCAACTCAGTAACcagtaaatatttttccctcccttccaaGGTGACTGTGATTGCTCGCCAGCGCGGCGATCAGCTGGTTCCATATCATACCAAGTCTGGAGATATCCTACAAATTCTGTACCCTGGGGACCTCTCTGCGGAGGTGAGAGACCGCACTGTGCTACTGAAGGGTTAAAACTGGAGATGGTAGTGCAGAAGCAGGAGGGGAATAagctctctttctccttcagacCTGCTCTAGGGGAGGAGATACCCAATACAAACATtggcttttctctctcatttttctagGACAACACGTCATAGCCTGTTTGCCTTCCAGGCTTCTGCATGTTCTTTGTGTTGCAGCAAAATTCTGTGCTTTGCCCACTGGCAGTACATAATTTGGCTATAGTTATTCCTGatgggtatttttaattttaaaaaggaaccGTGGCTAAAGTAGCTCTATACTTTTTGAAAACCCCCTTGGGTTGATGCTGAACATCCTTTGCTTTACGGGCTGTTTCTGTGCCTTCtcattctgcttttatttgtgCTATTGTAGTTTCCCACTTGTACATGCAAGCACATGCTTTTGAAAAGGTCGTATGTAAAAGTAGTAAAAATCAGGCTTTAATTAAACAAACCATCCCCTCTTCAGCTTCTAATAACAGGAGTTTAGGcttgtttgaaatgtttattgCTATTCTAGCTGAGAAAGAACCTTCAGGCAGAGCATTATGCTCCGATAAATCCTGCATGCTCCAGCAATTTGGTGATTCATTTACTTGTTTTAGTAGGTTTGTTTCCATTAATGATTGTTTCATGCCCTGCTGCAAAACTCTCAGATGTCAAGAATTTACAGGAGCTCCCCAAAGCAGTtaaaaaggctttttgttttgaGTTGAGAGTAACAGTAGAATCAGCTCTTTGCTGTGAGCTCTGAATCTTCATTAGATAGAATTTTAGTTCATTGGAAATTAACTCACTACAAATTAATAATTCGTAGAGTACTTGTATGTACAAGTAATCGAGCAGTCGTACACGTCTTTTGCCATTAAGTGCTTTATTATGTCTTAGCCATCTTCGTGTGTATGTTTTATAGAGCCAGAGGGGCACACAGCCCATTTTGAAAAAATCTTACTCAGAATTCTTGCAAATAGATGCTTTGTTTTGCCCGATCCAATATACACATACCTTTTATCTTCCCAGCatactgcttgctttcttccatACACCCTTCAGCCATCAGTGGATATTgtttggaggaagagagaaaaggccACACAGTGAAATCAGATCGTTCCTCCTTTTATTACATTTACTTATTAGTGTCTTATGTTCTGCAGTAATGTTGAATGTATCCATTTGCAGCAAAACCTGTGCTTTCTGCCTGTGGTTATAGTGTCGAACGGTGCTTGTTTAGCTCTCTTAATTTAGGAAAACATTGGTTTCCCTTGTGCTGAGCTTTGAAATCTATTGTAGTGTGCTGCGATACTGTGCAAAAAGACCCTGCAGAATGAACTGTGATACATCTTCTGTGAGAGAATTTGTACTCCTGAAATACTGCTGGCTCTGATTTGCTCGTAATGCACTGGAATCAAGGGGCTCTCGAAAGAAATTGAGGAACAAGCTGCATGTATTGGTGTTTGCTTTCAGGAGGTGTTTCAGAAGGAGCACGAGAGTAACAGCATGAAGACCTGGGCCCTCCGTGCAGCAGGCTGGCTGGCAATGTTTGTAGGCATCAGCCTAATGACCCGAATCTTTTACACTTTAGGTAAGTTTTTTACAGAAAGGTAAAATGATTTAGAAATAGGATCCTAATCCCTGCAGAGTCTTCTCTTGCTCACATATGCAATTAATTAATTTGGAGGTCAGGAGAAATCCCGTTTGAACTCACATTGGATTTGATCTGAAAGTCACTGTAGGCAGTTGCAGGTAAACAGGATCCCAGAACCAGATGGTTGCTttgtgaacattaaaaaaaataaatgcaaatatctgTTGCCAGTCTCAGAAGATCCCAGCCCAGTGCCTACCCAAATCAAAAGCCAAAGCACATGTTGGGCTGGTTCTTTCAAGTCTAACTCAAGGTGCTACAATCCAGTTACTTTCTACACCCATACACAAGTGGTCCCCCCGACAGGTCTTAATTAGTAGTTGTATAGTAACATGTCTTTGTGTCTGGTTACTCTACACTACTGTGAACAGACAGCAAAGAAAGTTTTTGCTTAtccttttaacagaaaaatgttggAATAAAAACTTGCAGAAAAGCAGGACAGTGCCTCAAACTTGTATAAACTTGAGACATCAAAGTTATCATCTGCTTTGCAgctgagaactttttttttttaaaatctatataCATGCTACTGCAAGATTTATTGTTGCCAGAAATGAATTTTTGTGCTAGCATATTGTATCAGCTGCCCTAGACTCGCTCCATAGCTGCAAGGCTGTCAGTCGACTCTGCCTCTCAAGCCTTGGACAAGTCTTCACACTTGATTTTGGATTACTTTCTGTCTAAAGAGATGAGGATACTGTTGCCTTATATATTTAGCTGTTGCTTAATTATCAAATGCCTTGAGGATACTCTGCTGAAATGCCTTATCCAGTGCTCTGGATAAATAATTTGAGTCTGCCTTTTGATTGCAACAGTTAGTGCGTAAATCCTAGGTGTGAATAAGACTTCCTTCTAAACTATCATCTTGTCAACTACGTTATCCCTTGTTTAATTCTTCCTGCAGTGGACTGGTTTCCCGTTGTGAGAGATCTGGTTAACATTGGATTAAAAGCATTTGCCTTCTGCGTAGCCAGTTCGCTGTCGCTCCTGACCATCTCTATCGCCTGGCTTTTCTACCGCCCGCTCTGGGCTCTGCTGGTCGGGTTGCTCTCTGTAGTTCCCATCGTGGTTGCAAAATCTCGTGTTCCGCCAAAGAAGCAGCAGTGAGAAGGAGGTGGGTTGGTCGGGTTTTGTGCTGAATCCTGGTTAGAAACTTCTCAAGTGCATTTCTGTCCTGGTTACTGCAGCGTGCTTGCAGGCTATCACAGTTAGCGGTGTGTGCCGGGAGCCGGGGAGGGGCTGGAATGTCGTTGTTGATACACGTTATCTATGAAAAATATGACTGTAGGATGCTGTTTGTAAGAACTCAGTGACACTGACTGGGGAAGAAAGCATTTTGGAGTGTCTGTATTGATTCTAAGTGAGTGAACAAGCAGATTTGTACCTCTTGCCATTTGCTAATTCCCCCTGATTTGAGAATGGGCAGGTCCTCACTGACAAGTGGGGCACGTGGTGTGTTAGGGAGAGTGCCAGCATCATTCCATGGGCCGTGATCAGATGTTGTACCTGCCTGACAAaccctcctctgctgccttttcttAAATGCAGTCATGTACACTCCTTCGGCTGCTGCATGTGGAAGTGTATCTgttcaaaggaaaaacacagcCAAATTTCATACAATACTTACGTAAGATGTATGCTTTTGGTCTGAGGATTTTCCAAGTAAATTGAAATAATGAGTGGCCAGGTTAGCAGTGCTCTAAGGTAGGGTGGATTTGTCAGAAAGCATTGATTTCCCCCAACTTTTAAAAAGTCTCTGAAGTTGTTCTTGGTTAAGCTCCAAAAACAGTAGTGTGGACTATACCATTGCATAGCTATTTCAAAAATTGAACTTCAGATTGCACTTAAGGGGACACTTGGAGGtcactaacttttaaaaaaacctgctgccttGAACAAAACTAACTTTTAGAATTGAATGGATGTTCTTCAAAATACTTGGGGGCTTTTTTGCTGTGTATACTGTTTCTTGAATTTCACTTAGTAAGGACAATGGACACCCTCCATGAAATTAAATAATGGAAACAATTTTGCATGATTATTTCATAGACTTTAGTAACCTAAACGTTGAGCTTTGTATCACGCTAGAGAAATGCCTTCTTGTAGTGTTGTGATGGCTCGTGTTTACGTATTTCTGCTGCAACCAGTACTTGAGATTGGAGACTATCTTGTACTGGTTTGAAGTCTCTCTCCACGTAGTCTGGCTTCCAGATGTGCCCTCCCTGCACTACAGAGGGTTTTCTGCGAGTACACACAGTTCAGCACAGAAATAACAATCTGATTTATGCAATCCAGTTGTGACCGTCAGGAGAAACGTGTTCCCCGTACCAAAGGAACTTGAACATACATAGAAGCAAATGTTTCCTACAAGTGGTACTGAGTTATAAATCATAGATGTTTTTTGAAGTAGGATTACTTGATTAGCCTTAATCTTTTTCGTTCTTCTGGTATTTGAATGTTGTCAATTCAGTCTCGTGGCTCGGTTCTGCTGGTAAAAACAGCAGGAGTGAGTGAAAGGCACCAGGAAGCGCTGGCAGGTGTTGGTGATGctgtgctcttcctgctgctCACTGACACCAACTTTGGCTCCACCGATTAAGAATTGCACTCCACTGGGGAGAAAACCAGGTGTTGGGCTGCTGTTTTAGCTGTGCGCAGGAGACTAACCCGCATTACTCTATTAAGAGATGAAGATACACTTTTCTACAGAAGTGCTGAGCTTTtgtatatttaataaaatacagttttcaaaaggTTGgtctgtaggcttcttttttatTACGTTTAAGTATTGCATGTTTTATGTCCAGGAATAGTGTCCAGGTACATGGAGGATTAGTTTGTAGCTTCCACGTGAACTAATTTTCTACTGTTGCTGGAGATAAACGCGCAGTTGGGTTTATCGTGCAAATATTTCCCCATTTTAGGAAATAAGTTCCTAAGAACAGCACAGCTGCTGTCTGGTCTCTGTACCTCTGTGGGATGAAAGGCTGATTCCAGCCCACCATGGTTTTACTCCCCATTACTGACTACTTAAGTAATAGTAACTTCCTTCCCTCCATaagattatttgaaaaatatgatGGTTCACCGTGACTGCATACAGCCTCTTGGATTTTTAAAGAGACTGGGGGTTTACCTATGCATTCAACAGCTTTAAAGACTTTTGTCTTACTAGTGCATGCACAGGAATGACGCTAAATAAAGTCAGACCCCTTTCACCGACAAGAACTTCACATTTCCCAGGccaggctgctggcagagccAAGGCTCCCTTTCCCTGCATGTACACAAACAATGTTTCTatagaaacaacagcagcagtatTTCTCTTGCTTCCTTACCAAAATCTGACCGAACACGTACCTGATCTGTCAGTCATCTTCCCATTCTGCTTTGGCCTcccttaaaaaatatttactcttTCACCTTTTGCAGGCTTAGCTCAGGAGAGCTGGCTGCCTGCCGAGCTGAGGAGCAGGGTCCTGCCCTCTGGAGATGTTAATTGTCTCTCTCCCTGCCGACTGTAAATAGTCACTGGACTCAACTTCACGTATCTGGGCTGTGTCCCAAGAGTTGCTTTGGGAGAGCTGGTACCAGCTCCCATTTTAAGCTGATAAAAAAATGACCGATACCGGCAGGAGCTGGACGTGGGCCCTTGCGTTCAGTGTCCCCCCAGGGTGTACCCTGCACGTCGGCACAACGCCCCATCCAGAAGCAACTTCATCCTCTGTGCCCTCGGCGGTTTTACCAGTTCATGCAAGATATAGAATTTTTCTAAAGCCTTATACACAGGTTGTGTCTGCTTCCCAAACCCCCAACTTAAGTTGCTTTTTTGTTACTTTAGAATTCTGTAGCAAAAACTAAACCCTTTTTGCAAGCAGCCAGCTCTGGGATATCCTGGGACCTGATTTGTGACTTCTGGAAATACTACGGTGTATTCTTACCTTTGTCTGAGTCCTTCT is a window of Strix uralensis isolate ZFMK-TIS-50842 chromosome 10, bStrUra1, whole genome shotgun sequence DNA encoding:
- the TMEM43 gene encoding transmembrane protein 43; the encoded protein is MSRNFSDTGSRKEHVKITSESKPGFLERLSETSGGMLMGLVTFLLSFYLLFTNEGRALRTAKSLDEGLSLVIPLDNIHSVSQQNEGRLVHLAGALSTSKPLFDPSYGLSIQAVKLKRNVEMYQWVEYEDSTEYEENGEIKKETKYSYNTEWKSEVVNSRNFDREIGHKNPSAMAVESFTAVSPNVQVGSFVLSKGLVEKIDDFKQLSLSNLEDPHADVTRGGDYFYHSDNPRRPEVGDLRVSFFYAGLSGDDPHLGSADKVTVIARQRGDQLVPYHTKSGDILQILYPGDLSAEEVFQKEHESNSMKTWALRAAGWLAMFVGISLMTRIFYTLVDWFPVVRDLVNIGLKAFAFCVASSLSLLTISIAWLFYRPLWALLVGLLSVVPIVVAKSRVPPKKQQ